One stretch of Sinomonas terrae DNA includes these proteins:
- a CDS encoding sugar transferase: protein MGEVMFGMRNALAADASAKALIARDWRTRLGRRLIFTDFLVLVWVVFGVQIAWFGFDSTNLSFQGALEDLAINYSAVSVVLVAAWMTILKVYDTRDARIIGAGPTEYRLIADSSLRLFGIVAIIAFLFHINLARGYILIALPSGVAVLVLSRWLWRQWLRVKRQAGEFSARVLLVGSGHSVRHLGTELARHPEAGYRIVGECWAGPPQELPRAYADHSVPVYYHLSSVERAMTETGADTLVITSGDEITPENVRRLSWMLDGERHHLIVGASLADVTGPRIHSRLVAGLPLIHVEVPRYDGPKHVGKRVFDLIGAALLLTLLSPLLILLAVAVKTTSRGSVIYRQERIGLNGQSFTMYKFRSMQVDADAKLASLLAEQGTDDRPLFKVENDPRITRLGRFLRKHSLDEFPQLFNVLFGNMSLVGPRPQRLGEVALYDEAAKRRLLVKPGMSGMWQVGGRSSLSWEDSLKLDLFYVENWSLIGDIIILWRTVKAVAAPGKQAW from the coding sequence ATGGGGGAAGTCATGTTTGGCATGCGCAATGCGCTGGCTGCGGACGCGAGTGCGAAGGCGCTGATCGCGCGAGACTGGCGGACTCGGTTAGGCCGACGCCTCATCTTCACTGACTTCCTCGTTCTTGTCTGGGTTGTCTTCGGAGTGCAGATCGCGTGGTTCGGTTTCGATAGCACCAACCTTTCCTTCCAAGGAGCCTTGGAGGACCTGGCGATCAACTACTCGGCAGTGTCGGTAGTTCTGGTCGCCGCATGGATGACCATCCTCAAGGTGTATGACACTCGGGACGCCCGTATCATTGGGGCGGGACCGACGGAGTACAGGCTCATCGCAGACAGTTCATTGCGTCTGTTCGGCATCGTTGCCATCATCGCATTCCTCTTCCACATTAACCTTGCCCGTGGATATATCCTCATTGCGCTGCCTTCGGGGGTTGCCGTACTAGTACTTTCCCGTTGGCTGTGGCGACAGTGGCTAAGAGTCAAACGACAGGCTGGCGAATTTTCAGCACGCGTTCTGTTGGTGGGTTCGGGACATTCGGTACGGCATCTTGGAACCGAGCTCGCGCGCCACCCTGAGGCCGGGTATCGCATTGTAGGCGAGTGCTGGGCGGGGCCACCTCAGGAGCTTCCGCGCGCGTACGCGGATCATTCAGTGCCCGTTTATTACCATCTTAGCTCCGTTGAAAGAGCGATGACCGAGACGGGCGCGGACACCTTGGTAATCACTAGCGGTGACGAGATTACGCCCGAAAATGTGCGTCGACTAAGCTGGATGCTCGATGGCGAACGACACCATCTGATTGTGGGTGCAAGCCTCGCCGACGTCACGGGCCCTCGTATTCATTCGAGACTGGTCGCGGGACTTCCGCTGATACACGTCGAAGTGCCCAGGTACGATGGCCCCAAGCACGTCGGCAAGCGAGTGTTTGACCTTATCGGAGCGGCCCTGCTCCTCACGCTCCTTTCTCCCCTCTTGATTCTGCTCGCAGTAGCCGTCAAGACGACAAGCCGCGGCTCGGTGATCTATCGGCAGGAACGCATCGGCCTCAACGGTCAGTCATTCACGATGTACAAGTTCCGCTCCATGCAAGTAGATGCCGACGCAAAGTTGGCATCCCTACTTGCCGAACAAGGAACGGATGATCGGCCTCTATTCAAAGTCGAGAACGACCCGCGCATCACTCGCCTTGGCCGCTTCCTCCGCAAGCATTCCCTAGACGAGTTCCCACAGCTGTTCAACGTGCTCTTCGGCAACATGAGCCTGGTCGGACCCCGACCACAGCGTCTGGGTGAGGTCGCGCTCTACGACGAAGCCGCCAAACGACGGCTGTTGGTTAAGCCGGGCATGAGCGGCATGTGGCAGGTAGGCGGGCGTTCATCACTGTCCTGGGAGGACTCACTGAAGCTCGACCTTTTCTATGTCGAGAACTGGTCGTTGATAGGCGACATCATCATACTGTGGCGCACCGTCAAGGCGGTCGCTGCTCCGGGCAAACAAGCATGGTGA
- a CDS encoding lipopolysaccharide biosynthesis protein, whose protein sequence is MSFNDRPLKQSVWIVNGAANLVRAASGSLENLLLPLVLLWLLPKEKYGAWAIVFSVSTYVTYLDLGLQTAVQTNVARCAGSNDLVGAARMAWTGVKLAGSVGGLALTCLATVAATLARIFPAVPQGFVPEAEQALVLLAVGQVANLLINVMSSYYAGHQRSVLPSLVMSGARATSLLAVILVGNLEKQLPALAAAYSVPLITGFLVLLIAFHREFRYLRELRRVSRGSNKFTSAPLAGSRAGHLLRYSGPLMIWNICTLVVNAAGTAIVGRVDFGAVVVYSIATMFVLAIVGVDNAVMSPLLTELGRQASFGDRPKLGSTAIKASRINSAILGMLICFSCITVAILADTAPGSGINSRTIAIAVLLIVATATRITMTPLTFAFISTGDHRRIVAQPILDAVINLGLSISLGLIFGVVGVVLGAVASGGISVVINVSWSRRAARFNDVVSGRNIARAVGQPMICTLPAIVTTLISPVFAPLGTLTAAAIVVMAALLSFSMLWFLALPADIRASLVRGLITRRRIARV, encoded by the coding sequence GTGAGCTTCAACGATCGCCCCCTGAAACAGAGCGTTTGGATCGTCAATGGCGCGGCGAACCTGGTGCGTGCGGCATCAGGGAGCCTTGAGAACCTTCTTCTGCCGCTCGTCCTGCTGTGGCTGCTTCCAAAAGAAAAGTATGGGGCATGGGCAATTGTCTTTTCGGTCTCAACATACGTAACGTATCTCGATCTCGGACTGCAGACGGCGGTCCAGACAAACGTTGCCCGATGCGCGGGGTCGAACGACCTCGTCGGCGCGGCCAGAATGGCTTGGACAGGCGTTAAGTTGGCCGGGAGTGTTGGAGGACTCGCCCTCACCTGCCTAGCAACCGTTGCCGCGACTCTTGCACGCATCTTCCCAGCCGTCCCGCAAGGGTTCGTCCCAGAGGCGGAGCAAGCCCTCGTACTGTTGGCCGTCGGACAAGTGGCCAACCTCCTTATAAATGTCATGTCGTCGTACTACGCAGGCCACCAACGGTCGGTCCTCCCTTCGCTAGTCATGTCGGGTGCGCGGGCGACATCGCTCCTCGCAGTGATCTTAGTCGGAAATCTTGAAAAACAGCTCCCGGCGCTTGCAGCCGCATATTCGGTGCCACTGATCACGGGATTCCTCGTGCTATTGATCGCATTCCATCGCGAGTTTCGTTATCTTCGAGAGTTACGGCGCGTTTCCCGTGGATCGAACAAGTTCACCTCAGCCCCCCTTGCCGGATCTCGGGCTGGTCACCTTTTACGTTACTCGGGGCCTCTGATGATCTGGAACATATGCACGCTCGTTGTGAATGCTGCTGGCACCGCAATTGTCGGCCGAGTCGATTTTGGCGCAGTGGTCGTCTATTCCATCGCAACCATGTTCGTCCTAGCGATCGTCGGCGTAGACAATGCGGTGATGTCCCCTTTGCTCACTGAATTGGGGCGCCAAGCTTCTTTTGGAGACCGGCCAAAGCTAGGATCCACGGCGATCAAAGCGTCACGCATAAACTCGGCCATCCTCGGCATGCTGATTTGCTTTAGTTGCATCACGGTCGCCATTCTTGCGGATACTGCACCTGGGAGCGGGATAAACAGCCGAACAATAGCGATAGCCGTTCTCCTCATAGTAGCGACCGCGACTAGGATTACAATGACGCCTTTGACCTTCGCATTCATCTCCACGGGTGACCACCGCCGCATCGTTGCTCAGCCCATCTTAGATGCGGTAATCAACTTGGGATTGAGCATCAGCCTTGGGCTAATATTCGGGGTCGTGGGCGTTGTTTTAGGGGCCGTCGCATCGGGGGGTATCTCCGTCGTGATAAACGTTTCATGGTCGCGGAGGGCAGCCAGATTCAACGACGTAGTATCCGGTCGAAATATCGCCCGTGCGGTGGGACAACCGATGATTTGCACCTTGCCGGCAATCGTCACCACTCTCATATCACCGGTGTTCGCACCCCTTGGCACCCTGACGGCGGCGGCCATAGTAGTTATGGCAGCTTTGCTCAGCTTTTCCATGCTCTGGTTCCTGGCACTGCCCGCGGATATAAGAGCCTCCCTTGTCCGTGGCCTGATTACAAGACGACGGATCGCCAGAGTTTGA
- a CDS encoding NAD-dependent epimerase/dehydratase family protein, translating into MSEITAEESRRRVVLTGGLGFIGTKLVECLIDSHDVLVVDNLHPQVHTDKRRMDELARSVNFVEGDVTNPANMRVVAEFCPHVVVHLAAETGTGQSLLQSRRHAEVNVTGTATLLDALAGADALPERLVIPSSRAIYGEGAWTLAGNETQVVHAIPRDPGRLAEGEWLPVGPNGEELSAPVPHCAARTEPRPANVYAATKLAQENVARAWAIGLGVPLSVLRLQNVYGAGQAINNPYTGVLTFMARQALAGEQINVFEGGGIIRDFVNVSDVAEALTGAVQDESDRNLTLDIGSGCPVSLDEVARLLSELSGAPEPRVSHDFRVGDVRAASADISAATDALGFLPAVGLRAGLHQLLSWVSSEALK; encoded by the coding sequence ATGAGCGAAATCACAGCTGAAGAATCAAGGCGACGTGTTGTCCTCACTGGCGGATTGGGCTTTATCGGTACCAAACTGGTCGAATGTCTAATTGATTCCCACGACGTACTAGTGGTCGACAATCTCCACCCTCAAGTTCACACGGATAAACGCCGGATGGATGAACTGGCCCGTTCCGTAAACTTTGTCGAAGGAGATGTTACAAATCCCGCTAACATGAGGGTAGTGGCAGAATTCTGCCCCCACGTTGTCGTGCACCTCGCAGCCGAAACTGGGACAGGACAATCCCTACTTCAATCCCGACGCCACGCTGAAGTCAACGTCACGGGAACAGCCACGCTGCTGGATGCCCTCGCAGGAGCCGACGCCCTCCCTGAAAGGTTAGTCATTCCCTCGTCCCGAGCCATCTACGGGGAAGGTGCTTGGACACTTGCGGGAAACGAGACCCAGGTTGTGCACGCAATCCCGCGAGACCCAGGTCGTCTCGCAGAGGGCGAATGGTTGCCAGTAGGCCCCAACGGGGAGGAATTGTCCGCGCCGGTACCCCACTGTGCTGCAAGAACGGAACCCCGACCAGCGAACGTGTACGCCGCGACGAAACTCGCTCAAGAAAATGTGGCACGTGCGTGGGCTATAGGCCTAGGCGTCCCCCTTTCAGTCCTGCGACTTCAGAACGTCTACGGCGCAGGACAGGCAATTAACAATCCGTATACAGGTGTCCTGACCTTCATGGCTAGACAAGCTTTGGCCGGAGAGCAGATCAACGTTTTCGAAGGCGGAGGGATCATCCGCGATTTCGTCAATGTATCAGATGTTGCAGAAGCTCTGACCGGGGCCGTTCAGGACGAATCGGACAGAAACCTCACTTTAGACATTGGATCGGGATGCCCGGTTTCACTTGATGAGGTCGCGCGCCTATTGAGCGAACTATCTGGCGCGCCAGAACCGAGGGTCTCGCATGATTTCCGCGTAGGTGATGTTCGGGCGGCATCCGCAGATATTAGTGCAGCAACAGACGCCCTCGGCTTTCTACCAGCTGTGGGCCTGAGGGCCGGCCTACATCAACTCCTTTCCTGGGTGAGTTCGGAGGCCTTAAAGTGA
- a CDS encoding glycosyltransferase family 2 protein yields the protein MTKSTVGIVTVTFNSSAVIEDFLASLWAQVGVEVRLYAVDNDSRDATVHRLKEDGKRHPVVVVENDTNVGVAVGNNQGIEAALADGCDWVLLLNNDTLFPSTFVAEMVRIAEERRLNIVSPLIEATDPAGSNWYSNGKIQPFKAMKAVHIGMGDALAPRTRPEITSVDYASTCALLVRPVVFETVGLMDPIYFVYGDDVDFCIRAKRAGYEYSVTSRAVLTHKASSLTGEFTGEFASHWITRNWVVVARRHCTPTQLVIGGTYIAMWVTARLIFGRENLAVTRRRIRAIREGLRLDLSREAPRLCVPSVDPSLTEGDR from the coding sequence GTGACTAAATCAACAGTAGGAATCGTAACAGTTACTTTCAATAGCTCGGCAGTGATCGAAGACTTCTTAGCCAGTCTATGGGCGCAGGTCGGTGTCGAAGTACGCCTTTATGCAGTAGACAACGATTCGAGAGACGCAACCGTGCACAGACTCAAGGAAGACGGCAAACGTCATCCCGTGGTCGTGGTTGAAAATGACACCAACGTAGGTGTTGCCGTGGGAAACAATCAAGGCATAGAGGCGGCGTTAGCCGATGGGTGCGACTGGGTACTTCTGCTCAATAACGACACACTGTTTCCGTCAACGTTCGTCGCTGAAATGGTCCGAATCGCCGAGGAGAGACGCCTGAATATCGTTTCTCCGCTGATTGAGGCAACAGACCCCGCCGGCTCAAACTGGTACTCGAATGGAAAGATTCAGCCGTTTAAGGCTATGAAGGCCGTCCATATCGGCATGGGGGACGCACTGGCACCACGCACCCGACCTGAAATTACTTCTGTCGACTATGCGTCGACCTGCGCACTTCTTGTTCGGCCTGTCGTCTTCGAAACAGTCGGTCTGATGGACCCGATATATTTCGTCTACGGCGACGACGTAGATTTTTGTATTCGTGCCAAACGCGCCGGGTACGAATATTCGGTCACGTCTCGCGCTGTTCTCACCCATAAAGCGAGCAGCCTCACGGGTGAATTCACGGGTGAATTTGCTTCCCATTGGATCACTCGAAACTGGGTCGTCGTTGCACGTCGACACTGCACACCCACCCAACTTGTAATTGGCGGTACATACATCGCCATGTGGGTCACCGCCCGGCTAATATTTGGTCGCGAGAATCTCGCTGTCACTCGTAGACGGATCAGAGCCATACGCGAGGGGTTGCGTCTTGACCTTAGTCGAGAAGCTCCACGTCTCTGTGTCCCCAGTGTCGATCCATCACTGACTGAAGGCGATAGATGA
- a CDS encoding acyltransferase: MAPRCTIVDSSHPIGSPTDGNRARVLSADPSFVHLERRVFLGANVVVLANVRIGANSVIGANSVVTRDIPPNSIAVGAPARVIRTIE; the protein is encoded by the coding sequence ATGGCACCTCGCTGCACAATTGTTGACTCTTCTCACCCCATAGGATCCCCCACAGACGGAAACCGAGCGCGTGTTCTCTCCGCAGACCCCTCCTTCGTGCATTTGGAGAGAAGGGTGTTTCTCGGAGCAAACGTGGTTGTACTCGCGAACGTGCGCATTGGGGCCAACAGCGTCATTGGAGCTAACTCGGTCGTTACTCGAGATATTCCTCCCAACTCCATAGCAGTCGGTGCACCAGCACGAGTCATTAGGACGATAGAGTGA
- a CDS encoding glycosyltransferase — protein sequence MKILHVTECVGGGVGRAIDQIPGLVSSHQHYLLSVRPDAQKPSGKGFARSMVLPDGHFARIMAVRRAVSELDPDVIHAHSSWAGLYVRARRIPGRVVYQPHGYALELGGNARRLAVATVEWLLARRSSSVAVLSPHEFDVAGRLNANCERVFVPNFPTIESSLRNTRTRLRRVVMVGRLSSQKDPTYFASLKQSVNAHDDTIDFRWIGDGDPASRSRLQRIGVTVTGWLDTPELVAELECASLYAHTGRYEGFPLSVLDAAACDLPVVARAIPAFSGSPVAQFETLAQHAGAILKYFSQEEDLRRDLKARNVELLEFMNAGRQQAALHQLYGITDFEECYAAAKEGRP from the coding sequence ATGAAAATCCTGCATGTAACTGAATGTGTCGGTGGTGGAGTCGGGCGAGCAATCGATCAAATCCCAGGTCTAGTCTCCAGCCACCAGCACTACCTTCTCAGCGTGCGCCCCGACGCTCAGAAGCCGTCCGGTAAAGGCTTCGCGCGGTCTATGGTTCTGCCAGATGGTCATTTCGCGCGTATTATGGCCGTCCGCCGCGCCGTTTCTGAACTCGATCCTGATGTCATCCATGCTCATTCGAGCTGGGCCGGACTCTACGTCCGCGCAAGACGCATACCTGGTCGCGTTGTGTATCAGCCGCATGGCTATGCTCTGGAACTGGGGGGCAACGCTAGGCGCCTCGCAGTGGCGACGGTTGAGTGGCTTCTGGCGAGACGCTCGTCCTCCGTGGCAGTGTTGTCGCCGCACGAGTTTGATGTGGCCGGCCGACTCAATGCGAATTGTGAACGGGTGTTCGTACCCAACTTCCCCACGATTGAATCGTCACTTCGCAATACCCGAACTCGACTGCGTCGCGTAGTCATGGTCGGAAGACTAAGCAGCCAGAAGGACCCCACATACTTTGCTTCGTTGAAGCAGAGCGTCAACGCCCACGATGACACTATTGACTTTCGTTGGATCGGCGACGGCGATCCGGCGAGCAGAAGTAGATTACAACGGATAGGAGTTACTGTCACAGGATGGCTCGATACCCCTGAACTTGTGGCAGAACTCGAGTGTGCAAGTCTCTATGCCCATACAGGAAGATACGAAGGCTTCCCACTCAGCGTGCTCGACGCCGCAGCTTGTGACTTACCTGTCGTAGCTAGGGCCATCCCTGCTTTCAGCGGTTCCCCTGTAGCACAGTTCGAAACCCTTGCCCAGCACGCGGGCGCGATTCTGAAGTACTTTTCCCAGGAAGAAGACCTTCGCAGAGACCTCAAGGCGCGCAACGTCGAGTTGCTCGAGTTCATGAACGCCGGGCGGCAGCAGGCCGCGCTCCACCAGCTATACGGCATTACCGACTTCGAAGAGTGCTATGCGGCAGCAAAAGAGGGACGACCATGA
- a CDS encoding acyltransferase family protein, translated as MSSSDFDPMPTSYAFVEREPKPETVLGASRPLIASLTGVRALAAGWVVLDHFQSQIFAVAPVSNLLKQYIGAGYLGVEVFFVLSGFILAYNYSDRFAKRRKQLYFDFIVLRIARIYPVHIVTLSALGLLFLAASMLHISLNAVYAPSNFLANLFLLQVIPPFFALNGPAWSISAEFFAYLAFPFLALWLSSMKTAAKGFLFSAITCITGTAGILIISTYNAMPTSYSLIWLRIATEFTTGCLMYSGWRHLGKRRHGKAWGWTALGSAAAVAGIIAVMGGSGPQALASVPLIAVFVLSCGGSTGIVGNILSSRLLQWGGRISYSVYMTHFLVLSLMPRFIPAERFGEGPFAAGSALTVYFLMVIAVGAGTYYFIENPARRLISKRWARRRGEGFAKPVEAS; from the coding sequence ATGAGCTCATCAGATTTTGACCCGATGCCGACTTCATACGCGTTTGTCGAAAGGGAACCGAAACCCGAAACCGTCCTTGGTGCTTCGCGTCCTCTCATCGCTTCGCTCACAGGCGTCCGAGCACTGGCAGCAGGATGGGTGGTACTTGATCACTTTCAGTCGCAAATCTTCGCTGTGGCGCCCGTCTCCAACCTTCTTAAGCAGTACATCGGTGCTGGCTACTTAGGCGTGGAAGTTTTCTTCGTGCTCAGCGGTTTCATACTTGCATACAATTATTCCGATAGGTTTGCCAAGCGCCGCAAACAACTATACTTTGACTTTATCGTCCTTCGAATTGCAAGAATATATCCCGTACACATCGTCACTCTGTCGGCGCTCGGACTCCTCTTCTTGGCTGCTTCGATGCTCCATATTTCTCTAAACGCGGTCTACGCCCCGTCAAATTTCCTTGCGAACTTGTTTTTGCTTCAGGTAATTCCCCCGTTTTTTGCCTTAAATGGTCCTGCCTGGTCCATTAGCGCCGAATTCTTCGCATATTTGGCATTCCCGTTCTTAGCACTGTGGCTATCGTCGATGAAGACAGCTGCAAAGGGGTTTCTTTTCTCGGCAATCACATGTATCACCGGAACAGCTGGTATTCTGATAATCTCGACTTACAACGCGATGCCCACAAGTTACTCTCTTATATGGCTTCGAATTGCTACAGAGTTCACGACTGGGTGCCTAATGTACAGCGGATGGCGCCATCTGGGAAAACGACGTCACGGTAAGGCGTGGGGATGGACGGCTTTGGGGTCGGCGGCAGCAGTGGCCGGGATCATTGCAGTCATGGGCGGCTCCGGGCCTCAAGCGCTCGCATCCGTTCCGCTGATTGCTGTCTTCGTCCTAAGTTGCGGAGGCTCGACGGGGATTGTCGGAAATATTTTGTCGTCTCGTCTCTTGCAGTGGGGAGGAAGGATCTCTTACTCGGTGTATATGACGCACTTTCTCGTGCTATCGTTGATGCCGAGATTCATCCCCGCAGAAAGATTTGGTGAAGGACCTTTCGCCGCCGGAAGCGCTCTGACCGTATATTTTCTAATGGTCATTGCTGTCGGCGCCGGCACTTACTATTTTATTGAGAATCCCGCGCGCCGCCTAATAAGCAAGCGGTGGGCGCGCCGACGAGGCGAAGGCTTCGCCAAGCCTGTCGAAGCATCGTGA
- a CDS encoding O-antigen ligase family protein → MTALGMIFAGAYAIALFGGRRWVLLVLASSISFNDSIVMALGTATITPFYLGLIVYLLSSFTVWRREPLQNGQLPGRLVLIIMFIYCSVITAISPVLFAGLGVISAADGIDQQVASLTPLGFTSSNLAQVAYLLLNVIFVLRSQRDGTFGSRHLTVGFAIGALVACSSFIGGAWPHAIFDNSPRGFYTIETGRLRGQFSEPSHLGAFAVAASIYFGARLARVRSLRTFVVYGVLVSMALTLLIASASGTAAVGLGAALLAMLAVSLRTSQFKKAVRIRVPVFLGGIAALVALIVLLPSLFDMINTIVQSKFGSVSLTDRTLVDQNSITVFLKTFLLGAGDGSNRGSSLLLMLLSQIGLVGTALFLRAVSISVFRGLSKHSEVPAALALIGFLSSAFVSLPDFASPILWALIAVTFSSQQSCIAGSGELSGFGSDPQMSARSALTIEVAIAAGRTMQ, encoded by the coding sequence GTGACTGCTCTCGGAATGATCTTTGCGGGCGCATACGCAATCGCTTTATTCGGCGGTCGCCGCTGGGTGCTCCTTGTGCTGGCATCGTCGATTTCATTCAATGACTCCATTGTTATGGCACTAGGGACTGCAACAATTACTCCCTTCTACTTGGGCCTCATCGTATACCTGCTGTCCTCGTTCACCGTCTGGCGGCGCGAGCCATTGCAGAACGGCCAGCTTCCCGGGAGGCTGGTCCTCATAATCATGTTCATATACTGTAGCGTCATAACCGCTATCTCTCCGGTCCTGTTCGCGGGCCTCGGCGTCATCTCTGCCGCCGATGGTATCGACCAGCAAGTAGCGTCATTGACCCCCCTCGGCTTCACTTCATCAAACCTGGCACAGGTCGCGTATTTGCTTCTGAACGTTATTTTCGTTCTTCGCAGTCAACGCGATGGCACCTTTGGTAGCCGCCACCTCACTGTTGGTTTTGCCATCGGAGCCCTCGTAGCATGTTCTTCCTTCATCGGAGGAGCCTGGCCTCACGCAATATTCGACAACTCTCCGCGTGGCTTCTACACCATCGAGACAGGCCGACTTCGAGGTCAATTTAGTGAGCCATCTCATCTGGGCGCATTCGCTGTCGCGGCGAGTATTTACTTCGGAGCTAGGCTGGCTCGTGTCAGGTCTCTTCGAACATTCGTAGTATACGGCGTCCTGGTGTCGATGGCCCTCACGCTGCTGATTGCATCGGCGTCTGGCACGGCTGCAGTTGGACTGGGAGCCGCGCTACTCGCCATGTTGGCGGTATCGCTACGAACGAGCCAGTTCAAAAAGGCGGTACGGATACGAGTCCCTGTTTTCTTAGGAGGGATTGCCGCATTAGTGGCCCTAATTGTCTTGCTCCCTAGTCTCTTCGACATGATCAACACTATCGTGCAAAGTAAGTTTGGATCAGTATCGCTCACAGATCGGACGCTCGTTGACCAGAATTCGATCACGGTGTTCTTAAAAACGTTCCTGCTCGGAGCCGGTGATGGCAGTAATCGCGGCTCATCGTTACTCTTGATGTTGCTGAGCCAAATTGGACTGGTCGGGACCGCCCTCTTTCTAAGAGCAGTCTCGATATCGGTTTTCCGTGGACTGTCCAAGCATTCCGAAGTCCCGGCGGCCCTTGCCCTGATCGGTTTTCTGTCATCGGCGTTCGTTTCACTACCGGACTTTGCTTCTCCAATTTTGTGGGCCCTAATCGCTGTTACCTTCTCATCTCAACAATCCTGCATAGCGGGATCTGGGGAATTATCAGGATTTGGTAGCGATCCCCAGATGTCCGCGCGGTCAGCCCTCACTATCGAAGTCGCTATAGCGGCGGGAAGGACCATGCAATGA
- a CDS encoding glycosyltransferase family 4 protein, with amino-acid sequence MKIIHVTNVIAPDKLGGLERYVRELAASFVTEGHEVVVISKATTPCAPEKESGEDGVLVRRHPSPPKSSRLFAIWYPFMVFSGVRRILREEVSRSELANGSTIIHAHFPVPTLALALLRIPFVYTFHAPVYRELVGERQGSYAMSRFGERMAVLGMKAAERFVLKRARVVLTLSDFTAREARELGVPSRKIRVVPGGLDEARFAWHGTSDGPATDDDGGRGPRLFAARRFVERTGVEQLVEAMPAVREAVPHITLRLAGTGPREADIRALIERLDLVGVVQLLGRISDEQLVSEYTKATLSVTPTLYLEGFGLSTAESLSLGTPALVTPVGANPELVAGLSPSLLSDGTSPDALADALIRLLNDQQALEALRRRLRSGFAAKWGWSNVVRQLNDVYEALLR; translated from the coding sequence ATGAAGATTATTCATGTAACCAACGTGATCGCGCCAGACAAGTTGGGTGGGCTCGAACGCTATGTCCGAGAACTTGCAGCATCCTTTGTCACGGAGGGCCACGAAGTGGTCGTCATCAGCAAGGCTACGACGCCTTGCGCCCCTGAAAAGGAGTCCGGCGAAGACGGCGTCCTCGTGAGGAGGCACCCGAGTCCACCTAAATCCTCGCGGCTATTCGCGATCTGGTATCCTTTCATGGTATTTTCAGGCGTAAGACGGATACTTCGCGAGGAAGTTAGCCGATCAGAATTGGCCAATGGGTCCACCATTATTCATGCTCACTTTCCTGTACCGACCCTTGCTCTCGCCCTGCTTCGAATTCCATTCGTCTATACGTTTCATGCACCTGTCTACCGTGAATTAGTCGGCGAACGACAGGGTTCTTACGCGATGTCGAGGTTCGGGGAACGCATGGCTGTTCTAGGCATGAAAGCTGCCGAACGTTTCGTTCTTAAGCGGGCTCGCGTCGTTCTGACGCTCAGCGACTTTACAGCAAGAGAAGCTCGCGAACTCGGCGTTCCCTCGCGGAAGATCAGAGTCGTCCCAGGCGGTTTGGACGAGGCTAGATTCGCATGGCACGGAACCAGCGATGGGCCAGCTACAGATGATGACGGCGGACGGGGTCCGCGCTTGTTCGCAGCTCGTCGGTTCGTCGAACGGACGGGGGTCGAGCAGCTTGTGGAGGCCATGCCTGCTGTACGTGAGGCTGTGCCCCATATAACGCTTCGCCTCGCAGGCACCGGCCCAAGGGAGGCCGACATTCGGGCCTTGATTGAGAGGCTCGACCTCGTAGGGGTCGTCCAGCTTTTGGGTCGTATTTCGGATGAACAACTAGTTTCCGAGTACACCAAGGCAACGCTTTCGGTCACACCCACCTTATACTTGGAAGGCTTCGGCCTCTCCACCGCCGAGTCGCTCTCGCTCGGCACCCCAGCCCTTGTCACCCCTGTCGGCGCCAACCCAGAACTTGTGGCAGGCCTGTCCCCCTCACTCTTGTCGGACGGAACCAGCCCCGACGCCCTTGCCGACGCGCTCATTCGCTTGCTCAATGATCAACAGGCTCTCGAAGCTCTGCGTAGGCGCCTTCGGTCTGGATTCGCCGCTAAGTGGGGTTGGTCGAATGTTGTCCGGCAACTTAATGACGTGTACGAGGCTCTCCTTCGGTAG